A portion of the Mesobacillus jeotgali genome contains these proteins:
- the ilvA gene encoding threonine ammonia-lyase: MLKSINIDEAMEKLKDKVHRTPLKQSATLNFLTNADVYLKLENLQKTGSFKLRGAMNKILSLSEQEMKKGILAASAGNHAQGVAMASSLRGIRSKIYMPKHTPFSKASATKGYGADIVLVGETYDESYQKAAEEMNQKGSTFVHAFDDALVIAGQGTIGMEMLQQNDQLDVIFVPIGGGGLISGVALAIKAIKPTVKIIGVQAVGAAATFQKFTGQKLKPTHAIHTIADGIMVKEPGVMTYPIIEKFVDEIVTVTDEEIAHAIMFMLEREKMLVEGAGAAALAAILYKKVHVYGKKIGCVISGGNADPVNIQTYKEMTKSMKKIG, translated from the coding sequence TTGCTAAAGAGCATCAACATTGATGAAGCAATGGAAAAACTGAAGGATAAAGTGCATCGAACTCCTTTAAAGCAAAGTGCGACTTTAAATTTCTTAACGAATGCTGACGTATATTTGAAACTTGAAAACCTGCAAAAAACGGGATCGTTCAAGCTTAGGGGAGCGATGAATAAAATCTTATCCTTGTCAGAACAGGAAATGAAAAAAGGAATTCTTGCTGCTTCTGCCGGCAACCATGCCCAGGGGGTAGCCATGGCATCTTCGTTAAGGGGCATCAGATCAAAAATCTATATGCCGAAGCATACTCCTTTTTCCAAGGCTTCTGCAACAAAGGGATATGGTGCGGACATTGTCCTGGTCGGCGAAACGTACGATGAATCCTATCAAAAAGCCGCAGAAGAAATGAACCAGAAAGGCAGCACCTTTGTTCATGCGTTTGACGATGCATTGGTGATTGCGGGGCAAGGGACAATAGGAATGGAAATGCTGCAGCAAAATGACCAATTGGACGTCATTTTTGTGCCTATTGGCGGTGGCGGGCTAATCTCAGGAGTAGCACTTGCCATCAAAGCCATCAAGCCAACTGTTAAAATCATTGGTGTGCAGGCAGTTGGGGCGGCTGCCACCTTTCAAAAATTCACTGGACAAAAATTGAAGCCGACACATGCTATCCACACAATCGCTGATGGAATTATGGTAAAGGAACCCGGAGTGATGACCTATCCTATCATTGAGAAGTTTGTAGATGAAATCGTAACCGTAACCGATGAAGAAATTGCCCATGCCATCATGTTCATGCTTGAAAGAGAGAAAATGCTGGTCGAAGGGGCTGGCGCCGCAGCATTGGCAGCTATTTTATACAAAAAGGTTCATGTATATGGCAAGAAAATAGGGTGCGTCATCAGTGGTGGGAATGCAGACCCCGTTAATATTCAAACCTATAAGGAAATGACAAAATCAATGAAGAAAATCGGATAA
- a CDS encoding ABC transporter permease has translation MNLAWKEIKKNKVRFLILGSIVFLVSFLTFIISGLANGLSQDNASLIKDLPDGYFYLNADADETFNLSKIDNRIQEELLNNQKDAAALSIQMGFLNDVNGKQQSVAFVTSTDSNIFKDVEPGEVWLDRSMEDKGIKVGDTLTNNQFSGEFIVKGFVEQTKFSHAPVAFINIENYKEIYRVEEMQLVFVPGEDKPEEVNGLQSFSKKEFLNSIPSYNAEQMSLNMIVWFLVVISGMLFAIFFYMMNVQKIGLYGILKAIGLKTSQLFRMMWAQMIFITVISLALSMAFSQIFNMIAPQEMPFSLPIETTAQLSIVFLIIGFVGATLSGIQIKKVEPLHAIQQGEL, from the coding sequence ATGAACCTTGCCTGGAAAGAAATTAAGAAAAATAAAGTGCGATTTTTAATATTAGGTTCCATTGTTTTTCTGGTTAGTTTCTTAACCTTTATTATTTCTGGTTTAGCCAATGGATTATCACAGGATAATGCTTCATTAATTAAGGATTTACCAGACGGATATTTTTATTTGAATGCAGATGCTGATGAAACTTTTAATCTGTCCAAAATAGATAACCGTATCCAGGAAGAGTTATTAAATAATCAGAAAGATGCTGCAGCACTTTCAATTCAGATGGGCTTTTTGAATGATGTGAATGGGAAACAACAAAGCGTGGCTTTTGTAACTTCAACCGACTCAAACATATTTAAGGACGTAGAACCCGGAGAGGTTTGGCTGGATCGTTCAATGGAGGATAAGGGAATAAAAGTTGGGGATACGTTAACGAACAATCAATTCAGTGGCGAGTTTATTGTAAAAGGTTTTGTTGAACAAACGAAATTCAGCCATGCACCTGTTGCTTTCATTAATATAGAAAACTACAAAGAAATTTATCGAGTAGAGGAAATGCAGCTGGTATTCGTACCTGGGGAAGATAAGCCAGAAGAAGTGAATGGTTTACAGTCATTTTCTAAGAAGGAATTTCTCAATAGTATTCCAAGTTATAATGCAGAACAAATGTCTCTTAATATGATTGTCTGGTTCCTGGTAGTAATCAGTGGAATGCTGTTCGCCATCTTCTTCTATATGATGAACGTTCAAAAAATTGGGTTGTACGGTATTCTAAAAGCAATCGGTCTAAAAACAAGCCAATTATTCAGGATGATGTGGGCACAGATGATTTTTATTACAGTGATTTCACTTGCTTTGTCTATGGCATTTAGTCAAATTTTTAATATGATTGCACCACAAGAAATGCCTTTTAGTTTACCAATTGAGACAACGGCGCAATTGTCAATAGTATTCCTGATCATAGGATTTGTAGGAGCTACATTGTCAGGTATTCAAATCAAAAAGGTCGAGCCACTGCATGCGATACAACAAGGAGAGTTGTAA